A part of Silurus meridionalis isolate SWU-2019-XX chromosome 18, ASM1480568v1, whole genome shotgun sequence genomic DNA contains:
- the LOC124401746 gene encoding trace amine-associated receptor 13c-like: MNLTEFNQSNLCVNFSCPERSVSPAVYILLYVCSAAVVLLTVCGNLLIIISVLHFKQLHTPTNILVLSLAVSDFFVGAFVMPPALIWTMESCWIFDMGYCICFLMTSYFLTSLSIYNVALIAVDRYLALSNPFLYANTISSRTMCTVVSSNWVVCLVYTTAFYYFNGSFSSYLRCPEDCYLFLNEVLFAVDLVVTFIFPLSVIIILYSRVFLIAKKHATAIRELNNHTRPQTQKITSHSMKSERKAAKVLGILVSVFLVCLLPYFIYSLLGDVIELQRETFQKLAIVLYLNSSINPIIYALFYPWFRRCIKFIITLKIFQTDSALINVLS, encoded by the coding sequence ATGAACCTGACCGAGTTTAACCAGTCTAATCTCTGTGTCAatttctcctgtccagagagatctgtatctcctgcagtttatatcttactgtacgtgtgttcagctgctgtggttcttctaacagtgtgtggaaatctgctcatcatcatctctgttcttcacttcaaaCAGCTTCACACTCCAACCAACATCCTCGTTCTCTCTCTGGCTGTGTCGGATTTCTTTGTGGGTGCTTTTGTGATGCCGCCGGCATTAATCTGGACGATGGAGTCATGCTGGATCTTTGATATGGGTtactgcatttgttttttgatGACCTCTTATTTTCTAACAAGTCTGTCTATCTATAATGTCGCTCTGATCGCTGTGGATCGCTATCTGGCTCTTTCAAACCCCTTCCTCTACGCAAACACAATCTCCAGTAGGACAATGTGTACTGTGGTTTCTTCTAACTGGGTTGTGTGTCTGGTGTATACCACagcattttattactttaatggAAGCTTTTCAAGCTATTTACGGTGTCCTGAAGATTGTTATCTTTTCCTGAATGAGGTTTTATTTGCAGTTGATCTTGttgtaacatttatatttccactttctgtcataatcatattgtacagtcgggtttttctgatcgctaagaaacacgccactgctatcagagagcttaataatcacacacgacctcaaacacagaaaatcacctcccactccatgaaatctgagagaaaagcagccaaagtcctcggTATTTTAGTGTCCGTGTTTCTGGTTTGTTTACTaccgtattttatttacagtttattaggtGACGTTATTGAACTACAGAGAGAAACTTTTCAGAAGCTTGCGATTGTGCTTTATCTGAATTCCTCCATTAATCCGATTATTTACGCTCTGTTTTATccgtggtttaggaggtgcattaaattcattataacTCTGAAAATATTCCAAACAGACTCTGCATTAATCAATGTACtttcataa
- the LOC124401578 gene encoding trace amine-associated receptor 13c-like, which produces MNVTELNLSDRCEHFSCPERSVSPAVYILLYVCSAAVVLLTVCGNLLIIISVLHFKQLHTPTNMLVLSLAMSDFLVGAFVMPPVLIWIIETCWIFGKIFCTFFWFIGSFLTIISVYNVALISVDRYLSLSHPFFYMNRVSVRISCIVIVSDWCVLGIYIVTLICFTGNFTGSVMCPGECFLTVNEVWSVIDLVVSFIFPLSVIIILYSRVFLIAKKHATAIRELNNHTRPQTQKITSHSMKSERKAAKVLGVLVAVFLACLLPYFIYSLLGDVIKLQIEIIHKLMMVVYLNSTINPFIYALFYPWFRRCIKLIITLQIFQTDSSLINVLS; this is translated from the coding sequence ATGAATGTGACGGAGTTGAATCTCTCGGATCgctgtgagcatttctcctgtccagagagatctgtatctcctgcagtttatatcttactgtacgtgtgttcagctgctgtggttctactaacagtgtgtggaaatctgctcatcatcatctctgttcttcacttcaagcagcttcacactcCGACCAACATGCTCGTGCTCTCTCTGGCCATGTCGGATTTTCTCGTCGGTGCTTTTGTAATGCCGCCGGTGTTAATCTGGATTATTGAAACATGCTGGATTTTTGGGAAGATTTTCTGCacctttttttggtttattggcAGTTTCCTCACAATCATATCAGTCTATAATGTCGCTCTGATCTCTGTGGATCGCTATTTGTCTCTCTCACATCCATTTTTCTACATGAACAGAGTATCAGTGAGGATCAGTTGTATTGTAATTGTTTCAGACTGGTGTGTACTGGGGATTTATATAGTAACACTTATATGTTTCACTGGAAACTTCACAGGTTCTGTAATGTGTCCTGGAGAGTGTTTTCTCACTGTGAATGAGGTTTGGTCTGTAATTGATCTTgttgtttcatttatatttccactttctgtcataatcatattgtacagtcgggtttttctgatcgctaagaaacacgccactgctatcagagagcttaataatcacacacgacctcaaacacagaaaatcacctcccactccatgaaatctgagagaaaagcagccaaagtcctcggTGTTTTAGTGGCCGTGTTTCTGGCGTGTTTACTtccgtattttatttacagtttattaggtGACGTTATTAAACTACAAATAGAAATAATTCATAAACTCATGATGGTGGTTTATCTGAATTCCAccattaatccatttatttacgctctgttttatccgtggtttaggaggtgcattaaattaattattactcTGCAGATATTCCAAACAGACTCTTCATTAATCAATGTACTTTCATGA
- the LOC124401735 gene encoding trace amine-associated receptor 13c-like, whose amino-acid sequence MNVTELNLSDVCEHFSCPERSGSSAVYIFLYMCGAAMVFLTMCGNLLVIISVLHFKQLHTPTNMLVLSLAVTDFFVGALAIPPMLIWIIERCWIFGRGYCTMLWLIGFFLTNLSIYNVALIAVDRYFALSYPFFYMNRVSVRFTCIVIISDWCLQVVYILVFMYFSGNFTNSIMCPGECFLLLNEVWAVVDLVMTFIFPLSVIIILYSLVFMTVKKHATAIRELNNHTRPQTQKITSHSMKSERKAAKVLSILVSVFLACLLPYFIYSLLGDVIEIHAETFHKIMIFMCLNSTINPIIYALFYPWFRRCVKLVITLQIFQTDSELMNVLA is encoded by the coding sequence ATGAACGTTACAGAGTTGAACCTTTCTGATGTctgtgagcatttctcctgtccagagagatctgGATCTTCTGCAGTTTATATCTTTCTGTACATGTGTGGAGCTGCTATGGTTTTTCTAACAATGTGTGGAAATCTGCTcgtcatcatctctgttcttcacttcaagcagcttcacactcCGACCAACATGCTCGTGCTTTCTCTGGCCGTGACGGATTTCTTTGTGGGTGCTTTGGCGATCCCGCCGATGTTAATCTGGATTATTGAAAGATGCTGGATTTTTGGGAGAGGTTACTGCACCATGTTGTGGTTGATTGGTTTTTTCCTCACAAATTTATCAATCTATAATGTCGCTCTGATCGCTGTGGATCGCTATTTTGCTCTCTCATACCCCTTTTTCTACATGAACAGAGTATCAGTAAGATTTACTTGTATCGTTATTATTTCTGACTGGTGTCTACAGGTGGTCTATATCTTAGTATTTATGTATTTCAGTGGAAACTTCACAAATTCTATAATGTGTCCTGGAGAGTGTTTTCTTTTACTAAATGAGGTTTGGGCTGTAGTTGATCTTGTAATGacatttatatttccactttctgtcataatcatattgtacagtcTGGTGTTTATGACCGTtaagaaacacgccactgctatcagagagcttaataatcacacacgacctcaaacacagaaaatcacctcccactccatgaaatctgagagaaaagcagccaaagtcctcAGCATTTTAGTGTCCGTGTTTCTGGCGTGTTTACTtccgtattttatttacagtttattaggtGACGTTATTGAAATACATGCAGAAACATTTCACAAAATCATGATTTTCATGTGTCTGAATTCCACCATTAATCCTATTATTTACGCTCTGTTTTATccgtggtttaggaggtgcGTTAAATTAGTTATAACTCTGCAAATATTCCAAACAGATTCTGAACTGATGAATGTTCTTGCATGA